A stretch of DNA from Arcobacter sp. LA11:
TCCATAATAATTCTAGCACTTCTAGACATAGAAGCTTTTTCAACTACATATTTACCATCATTTTGAGATAAAGCAGCTCCAACTTTGATAGCCCCTGAAGGATGTCCAAAAGTAACAGTTTCTTTTTCTCCACCACCTGAAGCAATATTTACTAATGTTCCAGGAATACAAGCAGCAACACCAATAGCAACAGAAGCTGTTCCCATCATAGCGTGGTGAAGTTGTTGCATAGATAATGCTCTAACATGTAAATCCATTTCACTAGCTTTTACTTCTTTACCAGAAGAAGTAGTGAAATCTTGTGCTGGGCTAACAAATGCAATTTTTGGAGTATGTTGTTGAGTTAGTGCATCAGAAGCATCTTTCATTACACCCATTTTTAAAGCCCCTGCAATTCTGATTTTTTCAAATCTTGCTAAGGCTTCAGTGTCAGAGTTAATATCTCCTTGTAGTTCAGTACCTTTGTATCCAATTTCATCTGCATTTACAAATACAGTTGGAATACCAGCAGTAATCATAGTAGCTTTAAATGTACCAACACCTTCAACTTCTAAATCATCTACTAAGTTCCCAGTTGGGAATAGTTCTTCACTTGGGTCAACAGGCTCAACAAACTCTAATTTTATTTCCTCTGCAGGGAAGGCAACACCATCAATTTCGTAATCACCCATCTCTTTAACTACACCATTTTCCATAGTTACATAACAAAGAATAGTTTTTTTGATATTTGCTTGCCAAATTCTTACACAACAAACTCCATTTTCAGGAACATTGTCTACTAAACCTTCAGTAATGGCAAAAGGACCAACTGCACTTGATAAGTTTCCACAGTTTCCACTCATATCAACAAAATCTTTATCAATGGCAACTTGACAGAAGTAGTAATCTACATCATGACCTTCAACATCAGATTTTCCAACTAAAATAGCTTTTGATGTAGAAGATGATGCTCCTCCCATTCCATCCATTTGTTTTTTATAAACATCAGGAGAACCTACAATTCTTTGAAGTAATTTATCTCTTTTTGCACCGTCTTCTTGTGCTTCTTTTGGTAAATCTGCAATATTAAAGAAAGTACCTTTTGAAGTACCACCTCTCATATAAGTTGCTTTTACTTTAAATTGTGGTTGATAAGCCATATTATATTCCTTAGTATTTATTTATATTTAAGTTCTTGTAAAAAGGACTGAAAAAAAATCTTTTGATTTCTTTTAAATCCTTTTAGGGCAGGTGCCCTAAAAGATTTTGATGTTTAAAAGAAGGTTTTATTTACCTTCAGCAATAACATCTTTAGCGAATTTTTGTAAGATTCCACCATTTGTGTAAACATCAACTTCAGCAGAAGTATCTAATCTACATAATACAGGGAATTTAACAACTTCACCATTTGCTCTAGTCATAACTACAGTTAAGTCACATCTAGGAGTAATTTCACCTTCAATATCAAAAGTTTCAGAACCATCAATAGCGTAAGTATGTCTAGTATCACCTTCTTTAAATTGTAATGGTAAAACACCCATTCCAACTAAGTTAGTTCTGTGAATTCTTTCAATTGATTCAGCAATTAATACTTCAACACCTGCAAGTCTAACACCTTTTGCAGCCCAGTCTCTTGATGAACCTTGACCGTAGTTAGTACCAGCTACAATGATTAGTGGTTGCTTTCTTTGAGTATAAGTTTCAATTGCTTCCCACATTCTAGACTCAGTACCTTCTGGCATGATTTTAGTTAATGAACCTTGTTTTGTTTCACCATTTTCATCTTTAACCATTTCATTGTATAGTTTTGGATTTGCTAATGTAGCTCTTGAAGCTGTATGGTGATCTCCTCTGTGTGTTGCATAAGAGTTTAAGTCTTCAACAGGAAGACCTTTTTCTAAACAATACTCACCAGAAGCAGAACTTGGTAAGATAGCATTTGACGGAGATAAATGATCCGTTGTAATATTATCAGGGAATACACCTAATGGTCTCATACCTTTAAGTGCTGGCATTTGCATATATTCATCTTCCCAGTAAGGAGGTTTATTAATATATGTAGAGTTTGTATTCCACTTATAGAATGGATCAATTTTAATATCACCTAAAGCTTCTCTTGCAAACATTGGATCATAAATGTCATTGTACATTTCAGGTCTTACACATGATTTTTCAACAGCATTAATCTCTTCATCTGATGGCCATAAATCTTTTAATTTAATATCATTTCCATCTTTATCTTGTCCAAGAACATCATTTTCAATATCAAATCTAACAGTACCAGCTAATGCATATGCAATAACTAATGCAGGAGATGCTAAGAATGCTTCTTTTACGTATGGGTGGATTCTTCCATCAAAGTTTCTGTTTCCAGAAAGTACAGCAGTTGAATAAATATCTCTATCTACAACTTCTTGTTGAATTTTTGGATCTAATGCACCTGACATACCGTTACAAGTAG
This window harbors:
- the prpF gene encoding 2-methylaconitate cis-trans isomerase PrpF, translating into MAYQPQFKVKATYMRGGTSKGTFFNIADLPKEAQEDGAKRDKLLQRIVGSPDVYKKQMDGMGGASSSTSKAILVGKSDVEGHDVDYYFCQVAIDKDFVDMSGNCGNLSSAVGPFAITEGLVDNVPENGVCCVRIWQANIKKTILCYVTMENGVVKEMGDYEIDGVAFPAEEIKLEFVEPVDPSEELFPTGNLVDDLEVEGVGTFKATMITAGIPTVFVNADEIGYKGTELQGDINSDTEALARFEKIRIAGALKMGVMKDASDALTQQHTPKIAFVSPAQDFTTSSGKEVKASEMDLHVRALSMQQLHHAMMGTASVAIGVAACIPGTLVNIASGGGEKETVTFGHPSGAIKVGAALSQNDGKYVVEKASMSRSARIIMDGNVHVPAGTMD